A part of Clostridia bacterium genomic DNA contains:
- the spo0A gene encoding sporulation transcription factor Spo0A — MQKIKVFVADDSPDFISALKENLSKEKVEIIGTASNGVEVIDAVEKLSPHVVLMDIVLSGLDGLQILKNAEILTKRPVFIVITAIRSDRVMEEAIELGADYYMRKPLDFGALEDRIVSFGTKGTKRRDAMLIFSDEGELSLEAQITKIMHELGVPAHIKGYQYMREAIMMAVEDMEVINSITKLLYPSVAKRFQTTPSRVERAIRHAIEVAWDRGDIDALDSIFGYTIQNEKGKPTNSEFIAMIADKLRLKIKMDRKAAGIKII, encoded by the coding sequence ATGCAGAAAATTAAAGTATTCGTCGCTGACGACAGTCCTGATTTTATCAGTGCGCTCAAGGAAAATTTATCGAAGGAGAAAGTTGAGATAATAGGCACGGCTTCCAATGGCGTGGAGGTTATAGACGCTGTAGAAAAGCTTTCGCCGCATGTGGTGCTTATGGATATCGTGCTCTCGGGGCTTGATGGACTGCAGATCCTTAAAAATGCCGAAATATTGACTAAAAGGCCTGTATTCATTGTCATAACGGCAATAAGAAGCGACAGAGTGATGGAGGAAGCCATTGAGCTTGGCGCGGATTATTATATGCGCAAGCCTCTTGATTTCGGAGCGCTTGAGGACAGGATCGTAAGTTTCGGCACAAAAGGCACGAAAAGGCGCGATGCAATGCTTATATTCTCCGATGAAGGGGAGCTTTCGCTCGAGGCACAGATAACAAAGATAATGCATGAGCTGGGCGTCCCTGCGCATATAAAGGGGTATCAATATATGAGAGAGGCCATAATGATGGCTGTAGAGGATATGGAAGTTATAAACTCTATCACAAAGCTTTTGTATCCATCGGTGGCCAAACGGTTTCAGACGACTCCCTCGCGTGTTGAAAGAGCAATACGCCATGCGATAGAGGTGGCGTGGGACAGAGGCGACATCGACGCGTTGGACAGCATATTCGGCTATACGATACAAAACGAAAAGGGCAAGCCGACCAACTCGGAGTTTATAGCGATGATAGCGGACAAGCTGAGACTGAAGATAAAAATGGACAGAAAAGCTGCCGGAATAAAAATAATATGA
- the spoIVB gene encoding SpoIVB peptidase: protein MLRKRIICLFAACALTAGLFALYSGAHENYIEVSADMEPAKELIPLGIASGIRLFCQGAAVVGINEVETDKKREKPAKDAGIKPGDIITSINGVSIGGIDDVIAFMEECTGEELKIGFMRGNVEKTASILPALSRESGKYKLGLTIRDSEAGIGTLTYLNPLTGAFGGLGHGIQDPNTGRLFDMARGDASNVIITGIIKGYKDEPGEITGMFLEDGEKTGDVYLNTENGVYGKVAPDSPLLKLESFKTAQNDEITVGKAEILSNILSDNVEKFEIEIEKVYNSRTNNSKNMLIRIVDKRLLNATGGIIQGMSGSPIIQNGKLVGAVTHVLVHDPTRGYAISIENMLADKESFSNSAYAA, encoded by the coding sequence ATGCTAAGAAAAAGAATAATATGTCTTTTTGCGGCATGTGCGCTTACAGCGGGTTTATTTGCACTTTACAGCGGCGCGCATGAGAATTATATCGAGGTCTCGGCAGATATGGAACCTGCGAAAGAGCTTATACCTCTTGGAATAGCGTCGGGGATTCGCCTTTTTTGCCAAGGTGCGGCCGTAGTCGGAATAAATGAAGTTGAAACAGACAAAAAAAGGGAAAAACCGGCTAAAGACGCCGGAATAAAGCCGGGCGATATAATCACCTCTATTAACGGCGTAAGTATCGGCGGTATCGACGATGTTATCGCTTTTATGGAGGAGTGTACGGGAGAGGAACTGAAAATAGGCTTTATGCGCGGGAACGTGGAAAAAACTGCGTCTATACTTCCGGCGCTCTCGCGGGAAAGCGGCAAGTATAAGCTGGGGCTGACAATACGCGACAGCGAAGCGGGAATAGGAACGCTTACGTATCTCAATCCGCTTACAGGCGCGTTCGGCGGCCTCGGACACGGGATACAGGATCCGAATACAGGAAGGCTTTTCGATATGGCAAGGGGAGATGCTTCCAATGTTATTATAACCGGCATTATTAAGGGATATAAGGATGAGCCCGGAGAGATCACAGGTATGTTTTTGGAAGACGGCGAAAAAACAGGAGACGTATATCTGAATACTGAAAACGGCGTATACGGAAAAGTAGCGCCTGATTCGCCGCTTTTAAAGCTTGAATCGTTTAAAACAGCGCAAAATGATGAGATAACTGTCGGCAAAGCCGAAATTTTATCGAATATTCTGTCGGATAATGTCGAAAAGTTTGAAATCGAGATTGAAAAGGTGTACAATTCGAGAACAAACAATTCTAAGAATATGCTTATAAGAATAGTTGATAAAAGGCTTCTAAATGCGACCGGAGGCATAATACAGGGGATGAGCGGAAGCCCCATAATACAGAACGGAAAGCTTGTCGGCGCCGTAACTCATGTTCTCGTTCACGACCCGACGCGCGGATATGCCATATCAATAGAGAACATGCTGGCGGATAAAGAATCGTTTTCAAATTCGGCATACGCAGCCTGA
- a CDS encoding 6-phosphofructokinase has product MYESNGVVRTIGILTSGGDAPGMNAAIRAACRTAIKNGMDVYGVQRGYNGLVEGDAVRLDFKSVSNIINRGGTILKTARCKELMTPEGVKKAAANVRALGLDAVLIIGGDGSFRGAEKLSREGVKVVCIPATIDNDVGCSEYSIGFDSALNTAVEAVDRLRDTTTSHERTSVVEVMGHTSGQLALSCGIAAGAAIVMIPEKKYDIMRDVVEMLKSAKASGKSHNIIIVAEGIDGGAARIAEVLRALTDVDLRVTILGHIQRGGVPSALDRIRATQMGVRAVKLLTEGKHGRIVAVSGGLICDYSLEEGLQMKKEVSHDFYETSIEVSL; this is encoded by the coding sequence ATGTATGAAAGTAACGGCGTCGTAAGGACGATAGGCATACTTACTTCAGGCGGCGACGCGCCCGGCATGAATGCGGCAATACGCGCGGCGTGCCGCACGGCGATAAAGAACGGCATGGACGTTTACGGTGTGCAGCGCGGATATAACGGCCTCGTCGAGGGAGACGCCGTGAGGCTCGATTTTAAATCCGTGTCGAATATCATAAACAGAGGCGGGACTATATTAAAAACGGCGAGATGCAAAGAGCTTATGACGCCGGAGGGCGTAAAAAAAGCGGCCGCGAATGTAAGGGCGCTTGGGCTTGACGCCGTTTTGATAATAGGCGGTGACGGGTCGTTTCGGGGCGCCGAGAAGCTTTCCCGCGAGGGCGTAAAAGTCGTCTGCATACCGGCGACGATAGACAACGACGTTGGCTGCAGCGAATATTCGATAGGCTTTGACAGCGCGCTGAATACGGCGGTCGAGGCCGTGGACAGATTAAGAGACACGACCACATCGCACGAACGCACGAGCGTAGTCGAGGTGATGGGGCACACGAGCGGCCAGCTTGCCCTTTCGTGTGGCATAGCTGCGGGCGCGGCGATAGTTATGATCCCCGAAAAAAAGTACGATATAATGCGCGACGTCGTGGAGATGTTAAAAAGCGCCAAAGCGTCGGGAAAGAGCCATAATATAATAATAGTGGCCGAGGGCATCGACGGCGGCGCCGCACGCATAGCGGAGGTCTTACGCGCGCTTACAGACGTTGATCTCAGAGTGACCATCCTCGGTCATATCCAGCGCGGAGGAGTGCCGTCGGCGCTTGACAGGATACGCGCGACTCAGATGGGAGTGCGCGCAGTGAAGCTTTTGACAGAAGGAAAGCACGGCAGGATCGTGGCCGTAAGCGGCGGACTCATATGCGATTATTCTTTGGAGGAGGGTCTTCAAATGAAAAAAGAGGTAAGCCATGATTTTTATGAAACGTCTATAGAGGTATCATTATGA
- a CDS encoding DNA polymerase III subunit alpha translates to MTDFVHLHLHTEYSLLDGACKIGELMKRVKALGQSAVAITDHGNMYGVIDFYNAAKAEGIKPIIGCEVYLAKRTRFDKMSEYDSENYHFILLAKNETGYKNLIKIVSAAYTEGFYRRPRADEELLRAHSEGIVALSACLAGKIARTITAGDYEAAKAAALTYNEIFGSGNFFLEMQDHRIEEQKTVNEALLRMSRETGIPLVATNDAHYISARDFEAHNVLMCIQMGKTVDDPGKMGFDNNEFYVKSSEEMAELFSYAPEAIENTKKIADMCNVEFDFSKRHLPKFGDGNEEINYITLKELCYDGLKKRYGDDNTHAERLEYELSTIKSMGFVDYFLIVHDFVRFARENDIPVGPGRGSAAGSIVSYCLYITSIDPIKYNLLFERFLNPERITMPDIDIDFCYEKRQRVIDYVVHKYGADHVAQIITFGTMAARAAIRDVGRALNISYAETDAVAKLVPTDLGITIEKALVKSPELAERYKNDINVKRIIDMSRRLEGMPRHASTHAAGIVIASSPLDEFVPLALNDESVVTQFPMKTIENLGLLKMDFLGLRTLTIIYDAVKMIRESDPDFDLDKIDYDDKAVYDFITSANTDGVFQLESGGMKQVLKGLKPKSIEDIIAVISLYRPGPMESIPRYIEWKNDPSKVRYKHESLRDILDVTYGCVVYQEQVMQIVRKLGGYSLGRADMVRRAMSKKKADVMAKERDAFLNGVVDENGKTVVEGAIRRGVPKDAAISIFDELMDFASYAFNKSHAAAYAFIAYQTAYLKCHHTKEFMAALLTASLQSSDKVSQYTAEAKRLGVAVLPPDINKSQSGFSIDGDNVRFGLVAVKNIGVSLIDTLINEREKNGVFTTFSDFCERMSGREINKRAVESLIKCGAFDSLGLKRAQLLLVFEQLMDDTARKNASTVSGQLSMFDILSEGQEKKKDEVELPDVEELPLMKRLEMEKEVTGLYLSSHPMNEYEPLVRTLGAITIGDIISAASEHGAKLRDGDSVKVIGVISTRKNKTTRNDKMMAFLELEDQYGSAEAVIFPNLYETCSHILKPGRVIYMRAKVQFRESDGRFAKSGVRDAASEGAPTPTLIADSVDPIENVSAPKEAAASKLYIKLPSERSFEMIKTRKILKEHPGNSKVLIYFEDVGKLFALRSDLWVEITNELIEELCGILPKEHVKIK, encoded by the coding sequence ATGACTGATTTTGTACATCTGCATCTTCATACCGAATACAGCCTGCTTGACGGCGCGTGCAAGATCGGCGAGCTTATGAAGCGCGTAAAGGCGCTTGGGCAGTCCGCCGTTGCTATAACGGATCACGGAAATATGTACGGCGTTATAGATTTTTATAACGCGGCCAAGGCCGAGGGCATAAAGCCTATAATAGGCTGCGAGGTCTATCTTGCGAAGAGGACCCGTTTTGATAAAATGAGCGAATATGATTCGGAGAATTATCATTTTATACTGCTTGCGAAAAACGAAACGGGCTATAAAAACCTTATAAAGATCGTTTCTGCAGCATATACGGAAGGGTTTTACCGCAGGCCGCGCGCCGATGAGGAGTTGCTTCGCGCCCACAGCGAGGGTATCGTGGCTCTCTCGGCCTGCCTTGCGGGAAAAATAGCGCGCACGATAACGGCGGGAGATTACGAGGCGGCAAAGGCTGCGGCGCTAACTTATAATGAAATATTCGGAAGCGGCAACTTCTTTTTGGAGATGCAGGATCACCGTATCGAGGAGCAAAAGACGGTAAACGAGGCGCTTTTGCGTATGTCGCGCGAGACGGGCATACCGCTCGTAGCCACAAATGACGCTCATTATATATCGGCACGGGACTTTGAAGCGCATAATGTGCTGATGTGCATACAAATGGGCAAAACTGTTGACGACCCGGGGAAAATGGGCTTTGACAACAATGAGTTTTATGTAAAAAGCTCTGAGGAAATGGCCGAGCTTTTTTCATATGCGCCCGAGGCGATAGAAAATACAAAAAAGATCGCCGATATGTGCAATGTGGAATTTGACTTTTCCAAAAGACATCTGCCCAAATTCGGAGACGGAAACGAAGAGATAAATTATATCACGCTTAAAGAGCTGTGTTACGACGGGCTTAAAAAGAGGTACGGAGACGATAATACGCACGCCGAGCGTTTGGAATATGAGCTTTCGACGATAAAAAGCATGGGATTCGTCGACTATTTTTTAATAGTGCACGACTTCGTGCGCTTCGCGCGCGAAAACGATATTCCCGTAGGCCCGGGAAGAGGCAGCGCAGCGGGCAGTATAGTGTCTTACTGCCTTTATATAACATCGATAGATCCTATAAAATATAACCTGCTTTTCGAGCGATTTTTAAATCCCGAAAGAATAACGATGCCTGATATAGATATAGACTTCTGTTATGAAAAGAGACAGCGGGTAATAGATTATGTGGTGCATAAATACGGCGCAGATCACGTTGCGCAGATAATAACATTTGGTACGATGGCGGCCAGGGCGGCGATAAGAGACGTGGGACGCGCGCTCAATATATCATATGCCGAAACGGACGCCGTGGCGAAGCTTGTACCCACAGACCTCGGCATAACGATAGAAAAGGCGCTTGTAAAGTCGCCGGAGCTTGCAGAAAGGTATAAGAACGATATAAATGTGAAGCGTATAATAGATATGTCGCGCCGTCTTGAGGGCATGCCTCGTCACGCTTCGACTCACGCGGCAGGCATAGTTATAGCAAGCAGCCCGCTTGACGAATTCGTGCCGCTCGCATTGAACGACGAATCGGTGGTCACACAGTTCCCGATGAAGACCATAGAGAACCTGGGACTTTTAAAAATGGACTTTCTCGGTCTTCGCACGCTTACAATTATTTACGACGCCGTTAAAATGATAAGGGAAAGCGATCCCGATTTTGATTTGGATAAAATAGATTATGACGACAAAGCCGTATACGATTTTATTACGAGCGCCAATACCGACGGCGTATTTCAGCTTGAGAGCGGCGGCATGAAGCAGGTCTTAAAGGGATTAAAACCCAAAAGCATCGAGGATATCATAGCCGTTATTTCGCTTTACCGCCCCGGCCCCATGGAATCCATACCGCGCTATATCGAATGGAAAAACGATCCTTCAAAGGTGAGATATAAGCATGAGAGCCTCCGCGATATTCTCGACGTGACTTACGGCTGCGTTGTATATCAGGAGCAGGTAATGCAGATAGTAAGAAAGCTCGGCGGATATTCACTGGGACGCGCCGACATGGTGCGCCGCGCGATGAGTAAAAAAAAGGCTGACGTAATGGCCAAAGAGCGCGATGCTTTTTTAAACGGCGTAGTAGATGAAAACGGGAAAACAGTCGTGGAAGGCGCGATAAGGCGGGGAGTGCCAAAGGACGCCGCCATATCCATATTTGACGAGCTTATGGATTTCGCGTCGTATGCCTTTAACAAGTCTCACGCGGCGGCATACGCTTTTATAGCTTATCAGACGGCATATCTTAAATGCCACCATACAAAGGAATTTATGGCGGCGCTGCTTACCGCATCCCTGCAAAGCAGCGACAAGGTGAGCCAATATACCGCTGAGGCAAAGAGACTGGGTGTTGCCGTGCTTCCGCCGGATATAAACAAGAGCCAGTCGGGATTTTCCATAGACGGCGATAACGTGCGATTCGGCCTGGTTGCTGTTAAAAATATAGGCGTGTCGCTGATAGACACACTTATAAACGAACGCGAAAAAAACGGCGTTTTCACTACTTTTTCCGATTTTTGCGAGCGTATGAGCGGGCGCGAGATAAATAAGCGCGCCGTTGAAAGCCTTATAAAATGCGGCGCATTCGACAGCCTGGGGCTAAAGCGGGCACAGCTTCTTTTGGTGTTTGAACAGCTTATGGACGATACGGCGAGAAAAAACGCTTCAACAGTGAGCGGACAGCTAAGCATGTTTGACATTCTTTCGGAAGGGCAGGAAAAGAAGAAAGATGAGGTCGAGCTTCCCGACGTGGAGGAGCTGCCGCTTATGAAGCGCCTTGAAATGGAAAAAGAGGTCACGGGCCTTTATCTTTCAAGTCATCCTATGAATGAATACGAGCCGCTCGTGCGCACACTTGGAGCAATAACTATAGGCGATATAATAAGCGCAGCTTCGGAACACGGCGCAAAGCTCAGAGACGGAGACAGCGTTAAGGTCATAGGCGTTATCAGTACGCGCAAGAACAAAACGACGCGAAACGATAAAATGATGGCCTTTTTAGAGCTGGAGGACCAATACGGATCGGCGGAGGCCGTGATATTTCCCAATCTGTATGAAACGTGCAGCCATATTTTAAAGCCCGGAAGGGTAATATATATGAGGGCAAAGGTGCAGTTTCGCGAAAGCGACGGCAGATTTGCAAAAAGCGGCGTGCGCGACGCCGCTTCCGAGGGAGCGCCGACGCCTACGCTTATAGCTGACAGCGTCGATCCGATTGAGAACGTGAGCGCGCCGAAAGAAGCGGCCGCGTCAAAGCTCTATATAAAGCTTCCGTCAGAGCGAAGCTTTGAAATGATAAAAACACGCAAAATCCTTAAAGAGCATCCGGGGAACTCCAAGGTACTTATTTATTTTGAAGACGTAGGAAAGCTTTTCGCGCTGAGAAGCGACCTTTGGGTAGAGATAACCAACGAGCTTATAGAGGAGCTCTGTGGGATACTGCCGAAAGAACACGTAAAAATAAAATAA
- the whiA gene encoding DNA-binding protein WhiA yields MSFSTKVKDELCNFKYTKKPCCADAFLTGVLLFSQVFTEERIVLSSDCKEFLDRTVASLRKLVGIEVSDIAEFSRAGRILYKIELTGSTVLHLYEAAHSMPLSLEEGALIKKCDRAAFLRGAFCAAGYVSEPESSYHLEIDAPDEKLCLLITQVSASLGAELKTAPQRGKKTRAYMKNADEVFAFLNMLGASSASLRLMEAKVIKEVRNNINRRVNFETANLLKTASASAEQIEAIEKIKREKGFEFLPAHLKELAELRLENPDMSLAQLGERLSPPLSRSGVNHRLKKLVELSRS; encoded by the coding sequence ATGAGCTTTTCAACAAAGGTTAAGGACGAGCTTTGCAACTTCAAATATACTAAAAAGCCGTGCTGCGCCGATGCGTTCCTTACGGGGGTGCTGCTTTTTTCGCAGGTTTTTACAGAGGAAAGAATCGTGCTTTCGTCCGATTGCAAGGAATTTCTCGACAGAACTGTGGCTTCTCTTCGCAAGCTTGTGGGGATCGAAGTATCGGATATTGCCGAGTTTTCGCGCGCGGGGCGCATTCTTTATAAAATCGAACTTACGGGCAGCACTGTCTTACATCTTTATGAAGCGGCTCATTCTATGCCGCTTTCTTTGGAAGAGGGCGCGCTTATAAAAAAATGCGACAGGGCAGCTTTTTTAAGAGGGGCTTTTTGCGCGGCCGGATACGTGTCGGAGCCGGAGTCATCGTATCATCTTGAGATAGACGCGCCCGACGAAAAGCTGTGCTTACTTATTACGCAGGTTTCGGCCTCGCTTGGAGCAGAGCTTAAAACGGCGCCGCAAAGGGGCAAAAAAACGCGCGCTTATATGAAAAACGCCGATGAAGTATTTGCATTTTTAAATATGCTGGGCGCATCATCGGCGTCGCTTCGCCTTATGGAAGCGAAGGTCATAAAGGAAGTGCGCAACAACATAAACCGCCGAGTTAATTTTGAAACGGCAAATCTTTTAAAAACGGCTTCTGCTTCGGCCGAACAGATAGAGGCGATAGAAAAGATAAAGCGCGAAAAAGGATTTGAGTTTTTGCCGGCGCATCTTAAGGAGCTGGCTGAACTGAGGCTTGAAAATCCGGACATGTCGCTTGCACAGCTTGGCGAACGTTTAAGCCCTCCGCTTTCACGAAGCGGAGTAAATCACCGGCTTAAAAAACTAGTTGAGCTTTCCAGATCGTGA
- the murB gene encoding UDP-N-acetylmuramate dehydrogenase has product MDKSSFSILDKYNLKTEFDVPLKEYTSFKIGGPADAMVTAYDDDALKAALAFAKKSRLPVFILGGGSNILVSDDGLRGMVINMEGFSELSLVSDDTIFAGAGVRMSRIAAFARDCALSGLEFASGIPGTLGGAVYMNAGAYGGEIKDVVIRTKYVTFDGKTGETTGNEHGFSYRSSSFCDSDKIITGSYIKLKHGERAEITALMKDMNKRRADKQPLSFPSAGSTFKRPTGDFAGRLIEASGLKGASCGGAQVSEKHAGFIINTGSASARDVYELIRHVQNEVKKHKGVELQTEVKLIGDFSYAKDGCKSGE; this is encoded by the coding sequence ATGGATAAAAGCAGTTTTTCTATTCTTGACAAGTATAATTTAAAGACAGAGTTCGACGTGCCGCTTAAAGAGTATACTTCTTTCAAGATAGGCGGTCCGGCCGACGCAATGGTGACTGCATATGACGACGATGCGCTAAAAGCGGCGCTCGCGTTTGCAAAAAAAAGCAGGCTGCCCGTATTTATACTCGGCGGCGGCTCAAATATACTCGTGTCTGACGATGGTCTAAGAGGCATGGTAATAAATATGGAGGGCTTTTCGGAGCTTTCGCTCGTTTCCGACGATACGATATTTGCGGGCGCAGGCGTAAGAATGTCACGTATTGCGGCGTTTGCGAGAGACTGCGCGCTCTCGGGGCTTGAATTTGCAAGCGGGATACCGGGAACGCTGGGGGGCGCGGTATATATGAATGCAGGAGCGTACGGCGGCGAGATCAAGGATGTAGTTATACGCACGAAATATGTGACTTTTGACGGTAAAACGGGAGAAACGACAGGAAATGAACATGGCTTTTCTTATCGCAGCAGCTCGTTTTGCGACTCGGATAAGATAATCACGGGCTCGTATATCAAACTGAAGCACGGCGAACGCGCCGAGATAACGGCGCTTATGAAAGATATGAACAAGCGCCGCGCCGATAAGCAGCCACTATCGTTTCCCAGCGCGGGAAGTACTTTCAAGCGCCCGACAGGCGACTTTGCCGGCCGCCTTATAGAGGCGAGCGGATTAAAGGGCGCGTCGTGCGGCGGCGCGCAGGTCAGCGAGAAGCACGCCGGATTTATAATAAATACGGGCAGCGCAAGTGCGCGCGATGTTTACGAGCTTATACGCCATGTACAAAATGAAGTAAAAAAGCATAAGGGAGTCGAGCTTCAGACAGAGGTGAAGCTCATAGGCGATTTTTCATATGCGAAAGACGGGTGTAAAAGTGGAGAATAA
- a CDS encoding phosphatase — MIKADLHCHTLASAHAYSTLLELLTFAKKKGLEVLAMTDHAPALPDSPNIWHFRNLRTLPDEYEGIRILRGVEANITDENGTLDMPEKLLSSLDWVIASFHDDAYRGADISTNTKTWLNIIKNPHVNMLGHPDRLPFEFDHETVIKACREYGKVVEINNHSFRMKRGSTRDIEDIVRVCKKYGVLLAINSDAHVCFDVGEVSDAQRLIEDMGYDKDLVLNYSPELIMEIVSQKRGTNG; from the coding sequence ATGATAAAAGCGGATTTACATTGCCATACGCTTGCAAGCGCGCATGCGTACAGCACGCTTTTGGAGCTTTTGACCTTTGCAAAAAAGAAAGGCCTTGAAGTTTTGGCAATGACGGATCACGCGCCGGCGCTTCCGGATTCGCCGAATATATGGCATTTCAGAAATTTGAGAACTCTGCCCGACGAATACGAGGGAATAAGGATATTGCGCGGAGTCGAAGCCAATATAACGGATGAGAACGGCACTCTCGATATGCCGGAAAAGCTTCTTTCTTCTCTTGACTGGGTGATAGCATCGTTTCACGACGACGCATACCGTGGCGCGGATATAAGCACGAATACGAAGACTTGGCTGAATATTATTAAGAATCCGCACGTAAATATGTTGGGACACCCCGACAGGCTGCCGTTCGAGTTCGACCATGAGACGGTCATAAAGGCCTGCCGCGAATATGGGAAAGTCGTAGAGATAAACAACCACTCCTTCAGAATGAAGCGCGGAAGCACGCGCGACATCGAGGATATCGTGCGCGTATGCAAAAAATACGGCGTACTTCTCGCGATAAACTCCGACGCGCACGTATGCTTTGACGTGGGAGAGGTGTCCGACGCGCAGCGGCTGATAGAAGATATGGGTTACGATAAAGATCTCGTGCTTAATTATTCTCCAGAGCTAATAATGGAGATCGTTTCTCAAAAGAGAGGTACAAATGGATAA
- the hprK gene encoding HPr(Ser) kinase/phosphatase yields MEERAYILVKDLIDDFNLEVIIAPDGFENKRIYSSDMMRPGLQLAGYFDHFDPGRVQIFGRVEMSYLEKLSAQERSKALEAYFQKELSVVVIARNLPVFTEMAPLAHKYNTPILRTSAKTSQFVSELVYYLNRRLSKVISCHGVLVEVYGEGVLFMGESGVGKSETAIELIKRGHILIADDAVLIRKISDREILGMAPDLIKHLMEIRGIGIIDIKNLFGIGAVKDSTVIDLVINLETWDDNKYYDRLGTDGEYSQFFDVKIPSVTIPVKPGRNLAVIIETAAMNNRQKRMGYNALDELDQRMKQQELKERIDKAKGM; encoded by the coding sequence ATGGAAGAACGCGCTTATATTTTAGTAAAAGATTTGATAGACGACTTTAATCTTGAAGTGATAATCGCCCCCGACGGATTTGAAAACAAGAGGATATACTCCTCGGATATGATGCGTCCGGGACTTCAGCTTGCCGGATATTTCGACCACTTTGACCCCGGACGAGTACAGATCTTCGGCAGGGTGGAGATGAGTTATCTTGAAAAGCTTTCGGCGCAGGAACGCTCAAAGGCGCTTGAGGCATACTTTCAAAAGGAGCTTTCCGTTGTGGTGATAGCGCGCAATCTGCCCGTATTTACCGAGATGGCGCCGCTTGCGCACAAGTACAATACTCCTATACTTCGCACAAGCGCAAAGACATCCCAGTTTGTGAGTGAGCTTGTATACTACCTGAACCGCCGCCTGTCAAAGGTGATCTCGTGCCACGGAGTGCTTGTTGAGGTATACGGCGAGGGCGTGCTTTTTATGGGAGAAAGCGGCGTTGGTAAAAGTGAGACGGCAATAGAGCTTATAAAGCGCGGACACATTCTGATAGCCGACGACGCGGTGCTCATCCGCAAGATATCCGACAGGGAAATACTCGGCATGGCGCCGGACCTTATAAAGCACCTTATGGAAATACGAGGCATAGGAATAATAGACATAAAGAACTTGTTCGGTATAGGCGCCGTAAAGGATTCGACAGTTATCGATCTCGTTATAAATTTAGAGACGTGGGACGATAATAAATATTACGACAGGCTCGGAACAGACGGTGAGTATTCTCAGTTTTTCGACGTTAAGATCCCCTCGGTGACGATACCCGTAAAGCCCGGACGAAACCTGGCAGTTATTATCGAAACGGCGGCAATGAACAACCGTCAGAAGCGCATGGGATACAATGCGCTCGACGAGCTTGACCAGCGTATGAAGCAGCAGGAGCTGAAGGAACGCATAGATAAGGCGAAGGGAATGTAA
- a CDS encoding 50S ribosomal protein L28, whose amino-acid sequence MAKCDICGKGVTFGIAVSHSHRRSNRSWKPNVKKVNAIVNGSKKKINVCTRCLRSNKVERAV is encoded by the coding sequence GTGGCAAAATGTGATATCTGCGGAAAGGGCGTTACTTTCGGCATCGCTGTATCCCACTCGCACAGAAGAAGCAACCGCAGTTGGAAGCCGAATGTAAAGAAGGTCAATGCAATCGTAAACGGCAGCAAAAAGAAAATAAATGTTTGCACCAGATGCTTAAGATCTAATAAGGTTGAACGTGCGGTTTAA